A genomic region of Oncorhynchus mykiss isolate Arlee chromosome 2, USDA_OmykA_1.1, whole genome shotgun sequence contains the following coding sequences:
- the LOC110485162 gene encoding actin-binding Rho-activating protein has protein sequence MENNDDRTVCVTSVKGLKDNWQRWSNEHQEYQKDNPFSNDRGAMVSATAQQQRLQRDQDGYGRPQEGSLTEQRGQDAHIHISREVEELCQVIRDIGESCGDGGSEERPVVTVEFGKLFEHYVNISNKVVGILLRARKQGLVSFEGEMLWQGQDDRVLITLLQSPG, from the coding sequence ATGGAGAACAACGATGACAGGACCGTGTGTGTGACGTCAGTGAAAGGGTTAAAGGACAACTGGCAGAGATGGTCCAACGAGCACCAGGAGTACCAGAAAGACAACCCCTTCAGTAACGACCGGGGGGCTATGGTGAGTGCGACTGCCCAGCAGCAGAGGCTCCAGCGGGACCAGGATGGCTACGGGAGGCCCCAGGAGGGCTCCTTGACAGAGCAGAGGGGCCAGGACGCCCACATCCACATCAGCCGGGAGGTGGAGGAGCTCTGCCAGGTGATCAGGGACATCGGGGAAAGCTGTGGGGacggaggcagcgaggagagacCTGTGGTGACAGTGGAGTTTGGGAAGCTGTTTGAGCACTATGTGAACATCTCCAACAAGGTGGTGGGGATCCTGCTGAGGGCCAGAAAACAAGGCCTGGTCAGCTTTGAAGGGGAGATGCTGTGGCAGGGGCAGGATGACAGGGTCCTCATCACACTGCTACAGTCACCAGGATGA